In Candidatus Anoxymicrobium japonicum, the genomic window CTGTTGGAGTGCCCGGCGTGCGCCAAAGGTGAATACTCTTTCCTGGACAGCGAAAATATCTCGTAATCCATTTCTTTCTTACTGCGCCGACGCCGATTCGATGATAGAATCATCACACTTAGATTTCGCCGGTGTAGCTCAGTCGGTAGAGCGGCTCACTCGTAATGAGCAGGTCCGCGGTTCGAATCCGCGCGCCGGCTCCAGCCCCAAACGAATCCAACGTTCCTCGAGAACGGGACGCCAGATACTCCAATTGACCCATCAGCAGCTTCGTCATGTGACCAGCAATGGAATTAAAAAGAGAGGGGGGGCGGTCCCACTAGAACCTTTCTATGCGGCAACTCATGGGGATATTTGAAATGGTTCATCAACGCAGAACCGCCGTTGGAGATACAGTATCAGAATAAAATATCGTGGTCAACGGGAACCAGGGGTCAGGCACCGTCTACCGCTCCGTTTACCGCAAAGAGGCTTCAAATAGCGGAATAATGCTGGTGGTGAGGGGCGGAATTGAACCGCCGACACCAGGATTTTCAGTCCTGTGCTCTACCAACTGAGCTACCTCACCACAAACCGCGTTACGGGTGGCTGGCGGAGCCGACGGGATTCGAACCCGCGATCTCTGGCTTGACAGGCCAGTGTGTTAAACCAGGCTACACCACGGCTCCACGTTTCAAAATTAGAAACACAATTATACCTTATGGCGCCCCCAACGGGATTTGAACCCGTGCCGCCGCCTTGAAAGGGCGGTATCCTGGGCCGCTAGATGATGGGGGCTCGTTGCCCGGGATTTACCCCGAGCGCTAGATTAGTCTTGCAAAGACCACTGGAAAAAACAAGTTGAGGATAATCGCCCCGTTCCATAAAGTGACAAGGTGACACAGGCATATGCGATGGCTTGTCCGGGCTTGAGAACGTGGCCGTGGCGGGCTGCTTTTAAGATTCGTGCCTCGGATGGGCTTTGACCATTTTCATCGCGCGCGTCACGGCGACAATAGTGTCGGCCCTGAACTGCGCCTGTAACTCGCCTATTCGAGCATAGGCCATGCCTTTTGGCGCTACCACGTATTTAGGTTTTACATCGTTTAACGCGATCGCGATGATGTCCATCCGGCAACGCGAGCATCCGCAGAACCCGGTGTCGCATGCGATGATCTCATCCACGTAGCTCGTTACCACGCTTTCCATGTAGTTGATCAGTTCCACGACCACCTCCAGCGTGTGCACATCAGAAATACTTGAACTGCCCGCTGCTTGATGTTTCAACTATATCACGGTCTCCCTCCGGCGAGAAATCGCGTGACTTCTCAGTCAAATTGGCAACCGCGTTCGACCTCTGCTATAATGCTCTGGCTTTTACCCTTTTCACGGATGATAACGTTGGAAGCTCCAATCACCGGAGGTTGATTTGCGGAAATATGAGACGATGCTGATCGCTAGAGCGGATCTGGAGGAGACCCAGTTGAAGGCTCTGTTTGACGATGTTTCGGCCCTGATAGTTCGCGAGGAAGGCTTTGTCAAGTCTGTGGACGTGTGGGGCTTGAGGCGCCTGGAGTATCCGATAGAGCATCAAGAGAGCGGTCACTATGCTGTGATAAACTTTGAATCGGGCGTGGGAGTAGTGAAAGAGATGGAGCGTGTCATGAACATCAGGGACGACGTCTTGAGGATC contains:
- a CDS encoding competence protein ComFB, which gives rise to MELINYMESVVTSYVDEIIACDTGFCGCSRCRMDIIAIALNDVKPKYVVAPKGMAYARIGELQAQFRADTIVAVTRAMKMVKAHPRHES
- the rpsF gene encoding 30S ribosomal protein S6 gives rise to the protein MRKYETMLIARADLEETQLKALFDDVSALIVREEGFVKSVDVWGLRRLEYPIEHQESGHYAVINFESGVGVVKEMERVMNIRDDVLRIKTFVRDRG